A genomic window from Pseudanabaenaceae cyanobacterium SKYG29 includes:
- the corA gene encoding magnesium/cobalt transporter CorA → MNRQEWVSDRQQIDDCGENYLEPYAHHEPGELPGTLVIPADAVIPSIWAIEYSPSHFQSKKLTTPEEATSYLNGIFVTWFDVIGLGSEVILRRIGETFQLHPLLLESVVNTPQRPKLEEYEENQLLFVTHMVYPSRKTRGFITEQVSFVLGKNYLLTFQEEPEFDTFTPIRQRLQQNKGKIRHQGADYLFYALVDSILEGYFPILEDYGEQMEELQAEILTSPDRVHLQRIHSIKRELLHLRRSLWPQREALNTLARIGHPLISKSTRVHLQSCYDSVVQLLDMLETYRELAANLMDIYLSSLGNRTNEVMRVLTVISTIFIPLTFIVGIYGMNFEYMPELKWRYGYFLCWGIMLTLGGGLVFFFWRRGWLADTK, encoded by the coding sequence ATGAACAGACAGGAGTGGGTTTCTGATAGGCAGCAAATAGATGACTGTGGCGAAAACTACTTAGAACCCTATGCGCACCACGAGCCCGGGGAACTACCCGGCACGTTAGTCATTCCTGCAGATGCCGTTATACCGAGTATTTGGGCAATTGAGTATAGTCCTAGCCATTTTCAAAGTAAAAAACTAACCACCCCAGAGGAGGCAACTAGCTATCTCAACGGTATATTTGTTACCTGGTTTGATGTAATAGGACTTGGTTCTGAGGTCATTTTGCGCCGCATTGGTGAAACTTTTCAGTTGCATCCCCTGTTGTTAGAATCAGTAGTAAATACTCCCCAGCGTCCTAAGCTAGAAGAATACGAAGAAAATCAACTCCTCTTCGTTACTCACATGGTTTATCCTAGTAGAAAGACTAGAGGATTTATCACAGAACAAGTTAGCTTTGTATTGGGCAAAAATTATCTGCTCACTTTCCAGGAAGAACCTGAGTTTGATACCTTTACACCGATTCGGCAACGCCTTCAGCAAAACAAAGGCAAAATTCGTCACCAGGGAGCAGACTATCTCTTTTATGCCTTGGTCGATTCCATCTTGGAGGGGTACTTCCCTATCCTAGAAGACTATGGTGAACAGATGGAGGAATTGCAAGCAGAAATCTTAACCAGTCCCGATCGTGTTCATCTCCAACGCATTCATAGTATCAAACGAGAGTTATTGCATCTTAGACGATCGCTGTGGCCGCAAAGGGAAGCCTTAAACACTCTAGCCCGTATTGGGCATCCGTTAATTAGCAAATCCACTAGAGTGCATTTACAAAGTTGTTATGATAGTGTAGTGCAATTACTAGATATGCTGGAGACCTATAGGGAATTAGCTGCTAACTTGATGGATATTTATTTATCTTCCCTGGGCAATCGCACCAATGAAGTCATGCGGGTTCTCACTGTGATCTCCACCATCTTCATTCCCCTTACTTTCATTGTTGGGATATATGGCATGAACTTTGAGTATATGCCAGAATTGAAGTGGCGATATGGCTATTTCCTCTGCTGGGGCATTATGCTCACCCTGGGAGGGGGTTTGGTCTTTTTCTTTTGGCGACGGGGTTGGTTAGCTGACACAAAGTGA